Proteins encoded by one window of Aphis gossypii isolate Hap1 chromosome X, ASM2018417v2, whole genome shotgun sequence:
- the LOC114126319 gene encoding diphthine methyl ester synthase, whose protein sequence is MFYIIGVGLGDVKDITVRGLEIVRSAKRVYLESYTSILPENKLQLEEFYERQLIEADRELVEQGADEILDKANEDNVVLLVVGDPFGATTHADILLRARDLNIETKVIHNASIMNAIGCCGLQLYHFGETVSIPFWTDIWKPSSFLKKINQNKSNGLHTLCLLDIQVKEPTWESITKKKKEYQPSRFMEVRQACSQLLQIIDSNEFDGENYVTRETLCVGAARIGWPDQKILAGTLAEMANVDLGSPLHSMVIVGTLHPLEEQFLKQFYIENK, encoded by the exons atgttttacattattgGTGTAGGTTTGGGGGATGTGAAAGACATCACAGTTCGAGGTCTCGAAATCGTTCGAAGTGCTAAACGAGTGTACTTAGAATCTTATACATCTATACTACCAGAAAACAAACTTCAATTG GAAGAGTTTTATGAAAGACAGTTGATTGAAGCTGATCGAGAGCTAGTTGAACAAGGTGCAGATGAAATATTAGACAAAGCAAACGAGGATAATGTAGTTTTACTTGTGGTTGGTGATCCTTTTGGTGCAACTACTCATGCTGACATATTGTTAAGGGCAcgagatttaaatattgagaCTAAAGTGATTCATAATGCTTCTATTATGAATGCTATCGGATGTTGTGGACTTCAG TTATATCATTTTGGAGAAACAGTATCTATACCTTTCTGGACAGATATTTGGAAACCTTCaagtttcttaaaaaaaattaaccaaaaCAAATCTAATGGATTACACACCTTATGTTTACTTG ATATTCAAGTAAAAGAACCAACATGGGaaagtattacaaaaaaaaaaaaagaatatcagCCATCAAGATTTATGGAAGTAAGACAAGCGTGTTCACaactattacaaattatagacAGTAATGAATTTGATGGAGAAAATT ATGTTACCAGAGAAACTTTGTGTGTGGGCGCAGCACGTATTGGATGGCCagatcaaaaaatattggCAGGCACATTAGCTGAAATGGCCAATGTGGATTTGGGTTCACCATTACATTCAATGGTTATTGTTGGTACACTACATCCTCTTGAAGAACAATTTCTCAAAcagttttatattgaaaataaataa